GTAGTTCCCATACGGCTCATCGCCGAAGATGGTGATCTCGAAAGCGTCTCCGCCGGCGCGGGCCAGGATCTCCTCAACAGTGCGGGCACCGGCCATGCCGTTGCCGATGACCACCAGTCGCCTGGCCATCAGTGCTCCACCATGCCCAGGTCCACCACCACGGAACCGCGGACACCAGCTGGCGCGGCGATGAACAGCTCGATCATCGAGCCGCCCTCGATATCTTCCACAACCCTCAACGGGACGTGTACATCGCCTTTTGCTCCGATGGGGAAGTACCGCATCGGAACGCCGTCGCGCATGAGGACAACCGCGATGAGTTCGGAGCTGGAGTTGCCGCCGCGGAAGTAAAGAGTCTGATTTACGACGCCGTCCGGGACAAAGTGCGCCAGCTCGCTGTGGAGGGGAACCGGCTTTTCCATGCCGATGCCGTCAAACGGGAAAATGCCCTGGAGGAAGAGGTTCTTGGAGATCACGGAAAGATCCTTTCGGCCGGCTTCCTTCCATGGTGCTCCAGTGTTGTTTCGGGACGCTTGATGCCGTGTTTCCATATGCAGGACACAGCGTAACGATCCCTTTGCGAACAACTCACCCCGGCGGCAACCTACAGCAACTCGCCATCCTGCATTCCATAACGGACCCAGCTACCCACCGAGCCCGCCGCGGCGCACCGGTCGAACCACTCCCCCAGCGCGCGGTCGTGGCTCACGATGACCAGTGTCCCTGAGAAGTCTGCGAGCGCGGCTTCCAACTGTTCCACGAGCACCGGCGCGAGGTGGTTGGTGGGTTCGTCCACGATCATGGTCTCGTAGCTTCCCAGAAGCAGCCTGGCCAGGGTGAGCCGGCGTTGCTGCCCGGCCGAGAGGCTGCCCACGGGAACGTGAAATTCAGCAGGCCGAAACAAGCCAAGGCGCAGCAGGGCCTCGGCATGTTCGTCGATGTTTCCTCCCAGTCCGGCGGCAAACGCCGGAAGCAGACGGAGCCCCGGACGGGGCGGAACGTCGAGTTCCTGCTGCAGGTACCCGACTGTGCCCTGAACGGCCAAGGTTCCGCTGACGGGCTCAAGCGTCCCGGCGAGCACAGAGACCAACGTTGATTTTCCTGCGCCGTTGGGTCCGGTGATGAGGATCTTTTCCCCGGTTTCGACGCGCAGGTCAGTTGGCTTCAAGCGCCCCGGAACGGTGATGCCGCGTGCTTCGATGGCTGGCCCAGCGGCCTCCTGCACCTGAAGGTCAAGTTGCGCGGCGAGCTTGAGCGGCACGGGTGGCCGGTCAATGGGGTTCTCTTCGAGCCGTCGGAGGCGTTCCTGGGCGTTCCGCACTTTGCTGGTGGCGGCGCGCTGCCACGTTCCTTTTTTGAAGCCGGTTGCAAACTTGTCGTTGTCGCGCACCCGGCCGTAGCCCATGCCGCCCGAAACCGTGGCGGCCTGGAACCGCTCGGCGGCCATGGCGTCTAGCCATTCCTCATATTGCTGCACCCAACGGGCACGCTGTGCGGCTTTCTCGCGCAAGTAACCTTCGTACCCGTTGCCATAGCGATTGACGGATCGGCGTTCAGCGTCGACTTCGATGACTGTGCTGGCTACCTTCCGCAGCAGGACGCGATCGTGCGAAACCACCACCACGGTCCCTCGATGCGCAGCCAACCTCGATTCCAGCCAGGCTGTGCCGTTGGCGTCGAGGTGGTTGGTGGGCTCGTCCAGGAGCAGGGCTTCGGCCGGATCGGCCAGCAGGCACGCGAGGGCAACGCGCTCCTGCTCGCCGCCGGACAAAGATCCAAGCGTTCGACGCCGGTCCAGGCCTCCTAGCCCCAGCCGGTCAAGCGCTGCTTCCACCCGGGACTCGGCAGCGTAACCTTCGCGAAGTTGGTACTGGGTCTGCAGGCTTCCGTAGAGTTCCAAGGTTTCGGGGCCCGCATCCGCCAGGTCCCGCTCCAGTTCGGTGATGCTGGCCTCGAGCGCACGCAACGCAGTAAGCGACGCGTCAATGGCGTCGCCCACGGTGAGCGAGGCCGGAAGTCCGTGTGTTTGGGCGAGATAGCCCACGCGGTAGCCGGAAGTCCCTGCCAAACCTGCCGTGCCGTCGTCGGGCGTTTCCACGCCGGCCAGCAGGCGGAGAAGGGTGGATTTTCCCGCCCCGTTTTCTCCGACAATGGCTACGTGTTCGCCGTGATCGATGGTGAGGTCAACGGCGTGGAAAAGTTCTCGATCCCCATAACCGTGGGAAACGCCGGAAAGGTGAAGGTGGTCAGTCAAGAGGTGTCCTCGCAAAGTCCGCAGTGGATGGCAGGGAACCGCTGAGGGCACTGCCGTAGTGGGTACTGGGGATGCAGCCGGATGGAAGGGCTGCGCTCAAGACTTCATCGGTCCAGACTGCCCGGGGAACGAGGGCGCGTCAAGTTTCAGGCTGGAGCGATTGCCCGCTTCCTCAGGCCCCCTGGCACGCGCGCACCATTCCACCCGCAAAGATAGTCTGGTCATATGGGCACCATTTCGACGCGGACGAGGCTTTACCGGTTCAATGCCCTGGACGCCGTGGCCGTCGCTGCCTATCTGGGATTCACGATCTACTTCACGTTTGCGGGCGAATCCGTGGAGCGAATGATGCTCCAGCTTTTTTCAGACCCTGCCACAGCCTCGTATGCCGTTAACGCACTCTTCTATGCCGTCGTCGGGGTTTTCGCCCTGGCATCCGCCTGGCGCATAGTCGGCCGTGACGTCAAGATCCTGGGCACCCGCCCTTGGTTCACTCTTGGCATGGTCCCCCTTGCGGTGGTGGTCATGCTGATCGTCACGGCACTCCTGGTCGCGGCGACCGGTACTGCGCAGACTTCCGAAAACCAGTTGGGCATCCAAGGCCTGCTCCAGCGTGTGCCGGCCTGGCTCATGGTGCCGCTGCTGGTGGTCCTGGGGCCGTTCGTAGAGGAGTACTTGTTCCGGCACCTGCTGATCGGCAAGCTGTCGCAGTACGTGAACATCTGGATCTGCTGTGCCCTTTCGGTGGGAGTTTTCGCATCGATCCACGTGGTGGGCAGGGAGGGTCTGGTGTTGCCGGCCCTTGCGCCTTATCTCGGCATGGCCCTGGTGCTGGTGGCGGTCTATGTGTGGACGGGAAAGAACCTGATGTTCTCCTACTTCGTCCATGCCGCCAAGAACCTCCTGGCCGTGGTTCTCATCTATGCGATCCCGCCGGACTTCCTCCCCCACTAGCAACAGGGGCATGCCGAGACACGAGTTCTGCATCAGCGGAGGCCGTTACTAGACTCGGACTGTGAACAACCAACTCCCTGCCAAGGTTTCCGACATCTTTGACCCCTCGCGCTGGCGCACCGTTTCCGGCTTCGACGACTTCAAGGACATGACGTACCACCGGCAGGTTGAGCGTTCCACGGACGGGACGGTCAAGGATCTCCCCACTGTCCGCATCGCGTTTAACCGCCCCGAAGTGCGCAACGCGTTCCGTCCCGGCACTGTGGACGAGCTTTACCGGGCCATGGACCACGCCCGCATGACTCCCGACGTCGCCACCGTGCTGCTCACGGGCAACGGACCGTCGGAAAAGGACGGCGGGCACTCGTTCTGTTCGGGCGGCGACCAGCGGATCCGTGGCAGGGACGGCTACCGCTACGCCGAGGGTGATACCCAGGAGACCATCGACCCCGCCCGCGCCGGCCGCCTTCACATCCTGGAAGTCCAGCGCCTGATGCGGACCATGCCCAAGGTGGTCATCGCCGTCGTCAATGGCTGGGCAGCTGGCGGGGGACATTCCCTGCACGTGGTCAGCGACCTCACCATCGCCTCGCGCGAACACGGCAAGTTCAAGCAGACCGATGCCACGGTGGGAAGTTTCGACGCCGGATACGGCTCTGCGCTGCTGGCCCGCCAGATCGGGCAGAAGGCCGCGCGGGAGATCTTCTTCCTGGCCCGTGAATACTCGGCTGAGGACATGGTCCGGATGGGAGCCGTGAACGAGGCCGTGGACCACGCCCGGTTGGAGGAGGTCGCACTGGAGTACGCGGCTGATATCGCCCGCCAGTCCCCCCAGGCAATCCGCATGCTGAAGTTCGCCTTCAACCTGGCCGACGACGGCCTTGCCGGGCAGCAGGTCTTCGCCGGTGAAGCCACGCGGCTGGCCTACATGACGGACGAGGCCGTGGAGGGCAAGGAAGCCTTCCTCCAGAAACGCGACCCCGACTGGTCCAACTTCCCCTACTACTTCTAGGACATCCCTGTGGACATCGATCCCGTACTCAAAGCACTGGCCGCTGCCCTGCATGGCGAGGGTCCCGCCGTCGAAATTGTGGTTCACGAGGACGGACGGCCGGAAGCCGTTCCGGTAGAGACCGGCGTGGAAGAGGCTGCAGTGGTGGTCCGAACCTCCGGCTCCACCGGGACGCCCAAGGCGACTGTCCTCACTGTGGATGCCCTGGCTGCGTCCTCTGTGGCCACGGCCATGGCATTGCGCGCCGAAGGCCAGTGGCTGCTCGCGCTCCCCCTTCAGTACGTGGCTGGCGTGCAGGTCCTGGTTCGCTCCCTCTACGCCGGGACGCGGCCCTGGGTGATGGATCAGTCGAACGGCTTCACGCCTGAGGCATTCACGGCTGCCGCCGAGGAACTGACGGACAAGATCCGCTTCACCTCGCTGGTACCCACCCAGCTGCAGCGGCTCCTGGACTCACCCGCCCCGGAAACCCTTGCTGTGCTGCGCCGCTTCAATGCCATCCTGCTGGGAGGCGCTCCGGCGTCGGCTGAGCTGCTGGCAAATGCCCACGCGGAGGGACTCCACGTTGTCACCACGTACGGCTCGGCCGAGACGTGCGGCGGGTGCGTGTACGACGGCGAGCCACTGGACGGCGTCGAGGTCCGCATCGGCGAGGGCGAACTGGAAGGCCGCATCCTGCTGGGTGGCGAGACCGTGGCGGCGGGCTACCTTGACGCGCCGCGCGCCACGAAGGCCGCGTTCTTCGAGGAGGACGGTGTGCGTTGGTACGTTACCGGCGACCTCGGCGAAGTTACCGGCGACGGCAAGCTCACCGTTCTGGGCCGTGCCGACGACGTCATCATCACCGGCGGCGTCAAAGCCTCCGCCGCGTACATCCAAAGCAAGCTGGAAGAGCTCGACGGCGTCAGCGCGGCTTTCGTCGCGGGTGTCCCATCACATGAATGGGGCCAGGCCGTGGCAGCTTACGTGGCCATAACCGATCCATCGCCGGAAGGCCTGAAGGGGTTCACGGCCCGCCGCGAAGCCGCACTGGGCGTCCTGGCGCCGAAGACGGTCCTGGCGGAGAAGGAATTGCTCATGCTGCCTAACGGAAAACCGGACAGGCTGGCCATGATCGACCAGCTATCCGCCGCGCATCAGGGACAATAGAGAGGTTCTGCCCTCATGACTCCGACTAAAGATCAACGCGAAACACACGAGGTACTGCACGTGGCGACAGCTGCACATTGGATTCAAGGAGCCCGGCTCCGCACACTGCCCGCGGCAATCGCGCCGGTACTGATCGGTTCGGCAGCGGCGTTTGAGCTCCATGCTTTCCGGCTGCCGAATGCGATCCTTGCGGCACTCGTGGCGCTTCTTCTCCAAGTCGGCGTCAATTACGCCAATGACTACTCGGACGGCATCCGTGGGACCGACGAGGACCGGGTGGGGCCGCTGCGCCTGGTTGGTTCCGGACTCGCCAAGCCGGAGCAAGTGAAGTGGGCGGCCTTCGGATTGTTCGGCGCCGCCATGGTTTGCGGGCTGATCCTGGTCATCATTACCCAGACCTGGTGGCTGATCCTGGTGGGCCTCGGCTGCGTCCTGGCAGCCTGGGGCTACACGGGCGGCAAGAACCCCTACGGCTACCTTGGCCTGGGCGACGTCTTCGTCTTCGTGTTCTTCGGGCTGGTGGCAACGCTCGGCACCACGTACACCCAAGCCGGGCAGGTCAGCCTTGCTGCCGTCATTGGCGCGATCGGTACGGGGCTCATCGCCTGCGCCCTGCTCATGGCCAACAACGTCCGGGACATTCCCACGGACACGGCGGCCGGGAAACGCACTTTGGCCGTGCGTCTTGGAGACAGGCATGCCCGCGAGAGCTACGTGTTGATGCTGGCCGTCGCCATCCTGCTGGTGATTGTGCTGGCGCCCACCAAGCCTTGGATGTTGATCGTTCTCCTGCTGATCCCCGCCTGCCTGATGCCCGCTTGGCTCATGGTGAACGGCAAGAAGCGCAAGAGCCTCATTCCAGTGCTCAAGCAGACCGGCCTGATCAACCTCGGCTACAGCCTGCTGTTCTCGCTCGGCCTGATTCTGAGCCGCGGCTTCTAGGTTTCCCTACTTGGAACCTTTTCCTACTTGGAACCCGGGCGTTTGTCGTTGTTGACGGCGATGTCCGGGTTCTGCTCCACGAGGCTATCCTCTGCCTCGGCGTCCTCAACCTCACCAGCGGTGCGGATGGGCTTGGCCCGGCCGGAAAAGCGTTCCCGCATGGCCGCAGTGGCGGCGTCGCGCTGTTTCTGGAAGAAGAGGTAACTGATGGCGAACGCGATCAGTCCCGCGAAGACCACGGCCAGGATCCAACCCACCTGCAAAAAGGCGAACAGGATGAACAGCGGCACGAACAGCGCCAAACGGATGAGGGAATACTTCAGGAAAGCCACTATCCAAGTTTAGCCGCCCGGATGGTTGCACTCTGATCACGGCCGGAACCGGGCGTCCGGTGAATGCCATACGGCGACTAGACTTGGTGCATGCTCCGGGTTGTTGGCGTCGTCGTCGTCCTTGTTATCTTCGTCTACGCCCTCGTGGACGTGATACGTACGGATGGCAGATTCACACGCGGCATCTCCAAGCCCGCTTGGATCGTCGTCATGATCCTCCTGCCCCTCTTGGGTGCCGTCCTCTGGTTCATCTTCGGGCGGCCCTACGGCAAGCCCTCGGCGCAGCCCATCCGCCGCCACCCTACCGCCCCGGATGATGATCCCGAGTTCCTCCGCAACCTCGAAACCCGCCGCCGGAACACCGCCGAAGAAGAACGCCTCAAGAAGCTCAAGGCAGAGCTCGAAGCCAAGGAACGGAAGCTCAAGGGTGCTGATGGCGCGGAGGGCAGCCAGGGCAATAAAGCCCCCGGATATAAGTCCGGCGATGCTAAACGCGGCGAGCCGGATACCCATGGCACCGACGAACTGAAGTAGGGAACATGGCCCAGCAAGCTGATGGACCACGGCAGTCATTTACTTCCGCGTCCCCCAGCGGCGGGCCACCGACTCTTGCACATCCACCCATTGAGGCCCTCCTGCGTCCACCACGCCCAGCACTGCTGGCAAGATCATTGTGGATAGCCAGCTTTGTCGCAGGAATCGCAGTAGTCATCACCAGCCTCCTTGCCCGCGACTCGCACCTGGACCGCCTGAAGAGTGTTATCGCAGGCAAGCTCCCCGATGGTGACGCCCTGGCTGTCGAGGGTGCAACCGCCGTCGTGTTCCTCGGAAGCCTGGCCATGCTTGCCCTGGTGGTCGCGATGGAAGCGGTCCTGCTGGCTGTGGCCTTCAAGCGCCGCAGCTGGGCGCGGTGGCTGCTTGCACCGCTGATCCTCCTGCACGCCGTGGTCACCGTAATCACCGCAGATTACGTCGTAGCCCCGGGAGGCGCGGGCGTCCTGTCCACCGTGCTGCTTGCCGTCCAGTACGTCTTGGCTGCGGCAGGCCTGATCCTTTTGTTTCTGCCCTCCACCACGGCATGGTTGCTCAGCGGACGCCGACGCGCGACGGAAATCTAACCGCGCCCACTGTGGCTAAACGCCAGCGAGGGGGCGGGCGTCGAAAGCGGTCTGCTCAGAGCCCGGAGTATGAGTGCAGGCCGTTGAAAACCGT
This genomic stretch from Micrococcaceae bacterium Sec5.1 harbors:
- a CDS encoding molybdopterin oxidoreductase, with product MISKNLFLQGIFPFDGIGMEKPVPLHSELAHFVPDGVVNQTLYFRGGNSSSELIAVVLMRDGVPMRYFPIGAKGDVHVPLRVVEDIEGGSMIELFIAAPAGVRGSVVVDLGMVEH
- a CDS encoding ABC-F family ATP-binding cassette domain-containing protein, whose protein sequence is MTDHLHLSGVSHGYGDRELFHAVDLTIDHGEHVAIVGENGAGKSTLLRLLAGVETPDDGTAGLAGTSGYRVGYLAQTHGLPASLTVGDAIDASLTALRALEASITELERDLADAGPETLELYGSLQTQYQLREGYAAESRVEAALDRLGLGGLDRRRTLGSLSGGEQERVALACLLADPAEALLLDEPTNHLDANGTAWLESRLAAHRGTVVVVSHDRVLLRKVASTVIEVDAERRSVNRYGNGYEGYLREKAAQRARWVQQYEEWLDAMAAERFQAATVSGGMGYGRVRDNDKFATGFKKGTWQRAATSKVRNAQERLRRLEENPIDRPPVPLKLAAQLDLQVQEAAGPAIEARGITVPGRLKPTDLRVETGEKILITGPNGAGKSTLVSVLAGTLEPVSGTLAVQGTVGYLQQELDVPPRPGLRLLPAFAAGLGGNIDEHAEALLRLGLFRPAEFHVPVGSLSAGQQRRLTLARLLLGSYETMIVDEPTNHLAPVLVEQLEAALADFSGTLVIVSHDRALGEWFDRCAAAGSVGSWVRYGMQDGELL
- a CDS encoding lysostaphin resistance A-like protein: MGTISTRTRLYRFNALDAVAVAAYLGFTIYFTFAGESVERMMLQLFSDPATASYAVNALFYAVVGVFALASAWRIVGRDVKILGTRPWFTLGMVPLAVVVMLIVTALLVAATGTAQTSENQLGIQGLLQRVPAWLMVPLLVVLGPFVEEYLFRHLLIGKLSQYVNIWICCALSVGVFASIHVVGREGLVLPALAPYLGMALVLVAVYVWTGKNLMFSYFVHAAKNLLAVVLIYAIPPDFLPH
- a CDS encoding 1,4-dihydroxy-2-naphthoyl-CoA synthase, producing the protein MNNQLPAKVSDIFDPSRWRTVSGFDDFKDMTYHRQVERSTDGTVKDLPTVRIAFNRPEVRNAFRPGTVDELYRAMDHARMTPDVATVLLTGNGPSEKDGGHSFCSGGDQRIRGRDGYRYAEGDTQETIDPARAGRLHILEVQRLMRTMPKVVIAVVNGWAAGGGHSLHVVSDLTIASREHGKFKQTDATVGSFDAGYGSALLARQIGQKAAREIFFLAREYSAEDMVRMGAVNEAVDHARLEEVALEYAADIARQSPQAIRMLKFAFNLADDGLAGQQVFAGEATRLAYMTDEAVEGKEAFLQKRDPDWSNFPYYF
- a CDS encoding AMP-binding protein produces the protein MDIDPVLKALAAALHGEGPAVEIVVHEDGRPEAVPVETGVEEAAVVVRTSGSTGTPKATVLTVDALAASSVATAMALRAEGQWLLALPLQYVAGVQVLVRSLYAGTRPWVMDQSNGFTPEAFTAAAEELTDKIRFTSLVPTQLQRLLDSPAPETLAVLRRFNAILLGGAPASAELLANAHAEGLHVVTTYGSAETCGGCVYDGEPLDGVEVRIGEGELEGRILLGGETVAAGYLDAPRATKAAFFEEDGVRWYVTGDLGEVTGDGKLTVLGRADDVIITGGVKASAAYIQSKLEELDGVSAAFVAGVPSHEWGQAVAAYVAITDPSPEGLKGFTARREAALGVLAPKTVLAEKELLMLPNGKPDRLAMIDQLSAAHQGQ
- a CDS encoding 1,4-dihydroxy-2-naphthoate polyprenyltransferase; this encodes MATAAHWIQGARLRTLPAAIAPVLIGSAAAFELHAFRLPNAILAALVALLLQVGVNYANDYSDGIRGTDEDRVGPLRLVGSGLAKPEQVKWAAFGLFGAAMVCGLILVIITQTWWLILVGLGCVLAAWGYTGGKNPYGYLGLGDVFVFVFFGLVATLGTTYTQAGQVSLAAVIGAIGTGLIACALLMANNVRDIPTDTAAGKRTLAVRLGDRHARESYVLMLAVAILLVIVLAPTKPWMLIVLLLIPACLMPAWLMVNGKKRKSLIPVLKQTGLINLGYSLLFSLGLILSRGF
- a CDS encoding DUF4229 domain-containing protein; translated protein: MVAFLKYSLIRLALFVPLFILFAFLQVGWILAVVFAGLIAFAISYLFFQKQRDAATAAMRERFSGRAKPIRTAGEVEDAEAEDSLVEQNPDIAVNNDKRPGSK
- a CDS encoding PLD nuclease N-terminal domain-containing protein, with the translated sequence MLRVVGVVVVLVIFVYALVDVIRTDGRFTRGISKPAWIVVMILLPLLGAVLWFIFGRPYGKPSAQPIRRHPTAPDDDPEFLRNLETRRRNTAEEERLKKLKAELEAKERKLKGADGAEGSQGNKAPGYKSGDAKRGEPDTHGTDELK